A window of bacterium genomic DNA:
GGTGCGGGCCTACGCGCTCCCCATCGTCAAGGCCGGCCTCAACATGATCCTCATGAGCATCGGCGCGCTGGCCGACGAGACGGTCCGCACCCCACTCGAAGACACCGCCAGGCAGAACGGCGCGACGATCTGGCTCCCCTCGGGGGGCGTGGGCGGACTCGATGCGCTGGCGGCGGCCCGGGCGCTCGGCGACCTGGAACGCGTGACCCACCGGACGATCAAGCGCCCGGAAGGACTGAGTACCGCGCCCTACGTGGTGGCGCAAGGCTTGCTGCGGGAGACCCTGTCGGAACCCCTCGTCGTCTACCGCGGCTCGGCGCGCGAGGCGGTGGGACACTTCCCGCAGAACGCCAACATCGCCGCCGCGGTGAGCCTCGCGGGCATCGGCTTCGATCGGACCCAGGTCGAGATCGTAGCCGATCCTTCGATCCCCCGATCGGTGCATGAGATTCGGGCCGAAGGGCGCTTCGGGACGTTTACGCTGCACTTCGAGAACGTCATGGACCCCGCCAACCCGCGCACCTCGCGCCTCGCTTGTCTCAGCGCCGTTGCGGCGCTGCAGCGCCGCCAGGGGGTGTTCCGGCTCACCTGACCGCTCCCGGCCGAAGCGTGTACGTCCACGCATCGGCTTCGAGCACGACGTCTCCACGCTGATTGCTGATCGCGAAGGTCAGGTGGCATACCGGTTTGTCGGGTTTGAGGGCCACCACTTCCACCTTCGCCGTGAGGACGTCGCCCACAAAGACGGGCGCCCGATACGTGAGGGACTGGCTCATGAAGACGGTTCCCGGTCCGGGAAGGTCCATCGCCACCAGGGCGTTGAGGAGGCCCG
This region includes:
- a CDS encoding aspartate dehydrogenase — encoded protein: MTATASASRILGLIGVGTIGGQVLQALATKRIPYDRAVVLARSRREDTENRVVGAGGSIVYDVAPLISARPAVVLEAAGHEAVRAYALPIVKAGLNMILMSIGALADETVRTPLEDTARQNGATIWLPSGGVGGLDALAAARALGDLERVTHRTIKRPEGLSTAPYVVAQGLLRETLSEPLVVYRGSAREAVGHFPQNANIAAAVSLAGIGFDRTQVEIVADPSIPRSVHEIRAEGRFGTFTLHFENVMDPANPRTSRLACLSAVAALQRRQGVFRLT
- a CDS encoding MaoC family dehydratase — protein: MDHAPDPIGPLALRVGQSATRTKKVTDDDLRKYAEITGDYNPLHFDNDFAARTRFGRRVAQGGITAGLLNALVAMDLPGPGTVFMSQSLTYRAPVFVGDVLTAKVEVVALKPDKPVCHLTFAISNQRGDVVLEADAWTYTLRPGAVR